A DNA window from Vigna angularis cultivar LongXiaoDou No.4 chromosome 1, ASM1680809v1, whole genome shotgun sequence contains the following coding sequences:
- the LOC108346876 gene encoding G-patch domain-containing protein 1, translating to MAAPESPLCYVGVARQSAAFRLMKQMGWEEGEGLGKEKQGIKGHVRVQNKQDTTGIGLEKPNHWAFDTTQFDNILKRLKVQAPQSHDTDTEENAPKVETKANVPVDNNDSVSKTTRPQGRYKRRERGKLVSQYSLKDLEGILVKKGDISGVTDNSDGELDMLKSSEIHNFQVEESKYPAIPPEWWGYKYGFVSGGFLGAELKKKRSMTSETVKNRAERTAFHEEDQENLYNLVQEKSTTGKQGLGIKDRPKKVAGCYYQGKKTSFDDSDEDSADTDSLEKQAHNDLVKVEKIVECKVKLKKLCKKILLQVPGESLKLKQLKVIIDEHSSSVLSGFSSKREAIAYLRQKLTGSRKFCIEGKRVRLASKKS from the exons ATGGCGGCGCCCGAATCCCCTCTCTGTTACGTCGGTGTCGCCAGGCAATCCGCTGCTTTTCGCCTTATGAAGCAAATG GGttgggaagaaggagaaggtcTCGGAAAAGAGAAGCAGGGGATCAAAGGACACGTTCGAGTCCAAAATAAACAAGACACTACtg GTATTGGCCTTGAGAAGCCAAATCATTGGGCCTTCGACACCACTCAATTTGATAATATACTCAAGAGATTGAAAGTT CAAGCGCCGCAATCACATGACACAG ACACTGAGGAAAACGCACCTAAGGTGGAAACCAAGGCTAATGTTCCTGTCGATAATAATGATTCTGTGTCCAAAACTACAAGGCCTCAGGGAAG aTACAAGAGAAGAGAGAGGGGAAAGCTTGTCTCGCAATATTCCTTGAAGGATCTCGAAGGAATTCTT GTTAAAAAGGGTGACATATCTGGGGTTACTGATAATTCTGATGGTGAGCTGGACATGTTGAAGTCATCTGAAATTCACAATTTTCAAGTTGAAG AAAGCAAATATCCTGCTATACCTCCAGAGTGGTGGGGCTATAAGTATGGTTTTGTCTCTGGTGGATTTCTAGGAGctgaattgaaaaagaaaaggtctATGACATCTGAAACTGTAAAAAATAGGGCAGAGAGAACTGCTTTTCATGAAGAGGATCAAGAGAACCTTTATAATCTAGTCCAG GAGAAATCCACAACGGGGAAGCAAGGACTAGGGATCAAGGACAGACCCAAGAAAGTAGCTGGTTGCTATTATCAGGGGAAAAAGACATCCTTTGATGATAGTGATGAAGATTCTGCTGACACGGATTCCCTTGAAAAACAAGCCCATAATGACTTGGTTAAAGTAGAAAAGATCGTTGAATGCAAAGTGAAGCTGAAAAAGTTGTGCAAAAAGATTTTACTGCAG GTGCCTGGAGAATCGTTGAAACTGAAACAGCTCAAAGTTATTATTGATGAACATTCATCTTCGGTTTTGTCTGGCTTTTCTTCAAAAAGAGAGGCTATTGCTTACTTACGGCAAAAG CTGACAGGTAGCAGGAAGTTCTGTATCGAAGGCAAAAGAGTGCGATTGGCATCAAAGAAAAGCTGA
- the LOC108347321 gene encoding probable WRKY transcription factor 29 has protein sequence MDEFECMRDWDLEAIVRGSSGEATAMDDPNPDFSYFFSDQDELLDSFPEFSETTRVLDDLEDLYKPFYPVLHPLSPHTIVTTSLSIPIEPQQVKELKASEEKVALQGLKAPPTPKCKKGKKNQNKSVVKQVTTAEGLDDAWAWRKYGQKPIKGSPYPRSYYRCSSSKGCLARKQVERSHLDPAVFLVTYTAEHSHPHPTRRNSLAGTTRKNNSLIPPPTTTRNHNTTCSSRTPLMVQSIEDKLVTSVQQSMDLKKEEQHFVEWFDDGAQFGDAWIPTSDLEKFIGFECQHFALDGGFTDGYAHS, from the exons ATGGATGAATTTGAGTGCATGAGGGATTGGGATTTGGAGGCTATCGTGAGAGGAAGCAGTGGTGAAGCCACCGCCATGGACGATCCGAATCctgatttttcttatttcttctcTGACCAAGACGAGCTGCTTGATAGCTTTCCAGAATTCTCAGAAACCACCAGGGTCCTTGATGATCTCGAAGATCTCTATAAACCTTTCTACCCAGTTTTGCACCCTCTTTCACCTCACACCATCGTTACAACTTCCTTATCTATCCCCATAGAACCCCAACAGGTCAAAGAACTCAAAGCATCAGAAGAGAAAGTAGCCCTACAGGGTTTGAAAGCCCCCCCAACACCAAAGTGTAAAAAAGG GAAGAAGAACCAGAACAAGAGTGTGGTGAAGCAGGTAACAACAGCAGAAGGTCTTGATGATGCATGGGCATGGCGTAAATATGGACAGAAACCAATAAAGGGTTCTCCGTATCCAAGAAGCTACTATAGGTGCAGCAGTTCCAAAGGGTGTTTGGCGAGGAAACAGGTTGAAAGGAGCCACTTAGATCCTGCTGTTTTCTTGGTTACCTACACTGCTGAACACAGCCATCCTCACCCAACTCGAAGAAACTCTCTTGCTGGGACCACTAGGAAGAACAATTCCCTGATTCCCCCTCCAACAACCACTCGCAACCATAACACTACTTGTTCTTCAAGGACGCCTTTGATGGTTCAATCCATTGAAGATAAGCTTGTAACGAGTGTGCAACAAAGCATGGACCTGAAGAAAGAGGAACAACATTTTGTTGAGTGGTTCGATGATGGTGCTCAATTTGGTGATGCTTGGATTCCGACCTCAGATCTGGAGAAGTTTATCGGATTTGAATGCCAACATTTTGCACTGGATGGAGGTTTCACCGATGGTTATGCACACTCTTGA
- the LOC108346272 gene encoding 1-aminocyclopropane-1-carboxylate synthase, with protein sequence MGLKAMDQTPLLSKMAIGDGHGESSPYFDGWKAYEENPFHPTDNPNGVMQMGLAENQLTSDLVEDWILNNPEASICTPEGINDFRAIANFQDYHGLAEFRNAVAKFMARTRGNRITFDPDRIVMSGGATGAHEVTAFCLADPGEAFLVPIPYYPGFDRDLRWRTGVKLVPVMCDSSNNFVLTKEALEDAYEKARKDNIRVKGLLITNPSNPLGTIMDRKTLRTVVSFINEKRIHLVCDEIYAATVFSHPGFISIAEILEEETDIECDRNLVHIVYSLSKDMGFPGFRVGIIYSYNDAVVNCARKMSSFGLVSTQTQYLLASMLNDDEFVERFLAESAKRLAQRFRVFTGGLAKVGIKCLQSNAGLFVWMDLRQLLKKPTFDSEMELWKVIIHEVKINVSPGYSFHCTEPGWFRVCYANMDDMAVQIALQRIRTFVLQNKEVVVSNKKHCWHSNLRLSLKTRRFDDITMSPHSPLPQSPMVKATN encoded by the exons ATGGGTTTGAAGGCCATGGACCAAACTCCGTTGTTGTCCAAGATGGCTATTGGGGATGGACATGGTGAATCATCCCCATACTTTGATGGATGGAAGGCTTATGAAGAAAACCCCTTTCATCCCACAGATAATCCTAACGGTGTTATGCAAATGGGTCTTGCTGAGAATCAG CTTACTTCTGATTTGGTTGAAGATTGGATACTGAACAACCCTGAGGCCTCCATTTGCACTCCAGAAGGAATAAATGATTTCAGGGCCATAGCTAACTTTCAGGATTATCATGGTCTGGCCGAGTTCAGAAAT GCTGTGGCTAAATTTATGGCTAGAACAAGGGGAAACAGAATCACGTTTGACCCTGACCGTATTGTCATGAGCGGTGGAGCCACCGGAGCACACGAAGTCACTGCCTTTTGTTTGGCAGATCCCGGTGAAGCATTCTTAGTGCCTATTCCCTATTATCCAGG TTTTGACCGGGATTTGAGGTGGAGAACGGGAGTTAAACTTGTTCCAGTTATGTGCGATAGCTCAAATAATTTCGTGTTGACAAAGGAAGCATTGGAAGATGCCTATGAGAAAGCAAGAAAGGATAACATCAGAGTAAAGGGTTTACTCATCACCAATCCATCAAATCCATTAGGCACGATCATGGACAGAAAGACACTGAGAACCGTGGTGAGCTTCATCAATGAGAAGCGTATCCACCTTGTATGTGATGAAATATATGCTGCAACAGTTTTCAGCCACCCCGGTTTCATAAGCATAGCCGAGATATTAGAGGAAGAAACAGACATAGAGTGTGACCGCAACCTCGTACACATTGTTTATAGTCTTTCAAAGGACATGGGGTTCCCTGGCTTCAGAGTTGGCATCATATACTCTTACAATGATGCTGTGGTTAATTGTGCACGCAAAATGTCAAGCTTTGGATTGGTGTCAACACAGACTCAGTATCTTTTAGCATCAATGCTAAATGATGATGAGTTTGTGGAGAGGTTTCTTGCAGAGAGTGCAAAGAGGTTGGCTCAAAGGTTCAGGGTTTTCACTGGGGGGTTGGCCAAAGTTGGCATAAAGTGCTTGCAAAGCAATGCCGGTCTATTTGTGTGGATGGATTTAAGGCAACTTCTCAAAAAGCCAACTTTCGACTCTGAAATGGAGCTTTGGAAAGTGATCATTCATGAAGTTAAGATCAATGTTTCACCTGGCTATTCCTTCCATTGCACTGAGCCAGGGTGGTTTAGGGTGTGCTATGCCAACATGGATGATATGGCTGTGCAAATTGCTTTGCAACGAATCCGCACCTTTGTGCTTCAAAACAAGGAGGTCGTGGTGTCTAATAAGAAACATTGTTGGCACAGCAACTTGAGGCTGAGCCTCAAAACCAGAAGGTTTGATGATATCACCATGTCACCTCACTCTCCCCTACCTCAGTCACCTATGGTTAAAGCCACAAATTGA